AGATTCACTTTGCAATTATGATAAATTGTCATGATTATTTTCTTGCtttgattattttgactaatttaTCAGAATATCCACGCATTTTACACAACAATCTATAGGGGACAAGAGACCATGATATCTAGTGATTTAGCAATGTATAGTGCCAATACATCAAAGAACACTGAAATCTTCTAATACCATGCCCTATGATAAACCTATAGATGGAGACAGAGTTGTAATTAACCAGTATGCTATAAAAGGTTTTTATGTCACATATTCTCATACTTTTTGCCATTTGTTGACGTTGTCAATATGCTCTGCATATTCAAATCCACTACATGACCCATGATTATGGAATCATTTACATATTAAATGTAAGTGGGATCTGATGAAGTCATAATATTGAGGGACATTAACGGTGACAAAAGTGCTTCTCATGCTGAAACACAATCTGACCATTGGGGCCTCTGACATATTCGTTAATTATGCCACCTTTGGTCCGCTTTTTGTCTCCATAAAGGTCTCTGAGGATTGTATCTCTCTTTCAAATCTGTTCTTCCGGAGAAGGCCTGCATGCGCAGTATGCAGGGCTCCCTTGCAGTTCTCCAAACCCCTTTATAAACCACGCCTGGGTCAGCTAGAAAGTCATAACTCTTGCAAACAGGGAGACAGAAAGCTAAGTGCTGCTCAAACCAAAGAATATTCTGTCATTTGAATCActtttgttttgctttatttCCTTGGGGTACTATGTGGAAAGCTGTGGTACTGGTGGTGTGTCTGCTAGTGGCTGGGGTTCAGCCCATGGACAGCCCAACATATGGGGTAAAGCTATGTGGCCGGGAGTTCATTCGGGCAGTCATCTTCACCTGCGGAGGCTCACGATGGAGGCGGTCACTCAGGAGTTCAGGTAAGAGGCTGAGGGCGCTACATCTTCACCATGACTGGCCTTGTTTCAATCACTGTTAGGGTTTCATCTGGTGACTCAAACAAGTCCATTCATTGTATGACATCAACTTATGATTTCTCTCGATCTTTGTGAAATAATTGTATGTCCATGATGAAGTTTATGTTCTTACCTTCTTATTTGTGATTGTGTGCAATTGTGCAGATGAGGCAGTGATAACTTCAATGGAGGGAGAAGAAAATCATAtgttattttaaagtgcagATAGAAAATACAACTAACTAAATCTGTATTTAACAATCACGTTGTTTGGTATACTTGGTTTAGTCAGTGTTTACAGTATCAACAATCAATGCTGGAATCAGAGAGCTATAATTCTCATTTACATTGTCATTATGTATGTATCCTTGAGCCTTTGACCCTGAAAGAACTTCATTTTATGTTACATCCTACATCCTGTTGGTTTGCATTTTCCCTGACACTCACTCCCTCCATCATTGACATTATATTGTATGATTATATGGACAGGgacacattattatttattctctGAGTGTATGAAAAAAGCATGGGTGTACTCTGATTCTTCATTTGCCCATTTTACTGCTGCAGATGTTTTAGAGGACCCATTCAGCTCCCGCCAGGAGGAGTCCTTGGAAGGCTTGAGTCACAATCCTGTGGTAGAGAGTCTCCTCCAAAGCAACAGTGATCTAAGCTTCACAAGTAACGACCATGAGGGAGTGTTTAGCAGGCCGGCACGTTCTTTCATCAGTGACGAAATCCTGGAAGTCCTACGCAAGGCTGACCGCAAGGGCCGGGACGTGGTGGTGGGCCTGTCTAACGCCTGCTGCAAGTGGGGCTGCAGCAAGGGCGAGATCAGCTCCCTATGTTGAGAGTCAACCTTCGCCACACACTTCTTTTTTCACACTTCTCATGAATTTTAGGTCATTTTACAGTATATCCAGTGTCTTACAGTTAAACATCATGTGAACTGTTTAATTgtgaaattatttattattattatttttttttttttattaagtatCTATAAAGTGTATGGAAAGGGCTGCCATGTGTTCAaaagatttatatatatttctgtttaaaGTGATTAAACatggggcgcctggttagctcacctgtttgagtgtgtgccccacgtacagaggctcagtccttgtcacagcagccgcgggttcggttctgacctgcggccctttgctgcatgtcattcccaaACTCTCTCACACTTTCCTGTCTTAATCTGTCCTATcaataaaggcaataaaagcaaaaaaatatatatataaaaaaagaagaaaagattaAACATGAATATTATGTTTGTAATAAACAGCCTTAATTATTCAATCTTGAACCCAGCTGTTTTGTCCTTCCCAaccactaacacacacaaaataaatgtattttcccCATTACCAGCTGAATTGTGCATCTGAGAATTCAAGGAAATAATATGCTTTGTTAAGATCATTTGATAACAACTGTAAGTCACAAATGTCTCATCTTGTTTGTTAATTAGAAGTAGATTGTTGGTATTTTGCATTTGTTTCATTGCACACAGAACACTAAATGGGTTAAACATTCAGAtcataataaaaatgtgttgaaaaaaacatgtaattgCCTTTTTTTatgatctttttttattatttttatatttttgaacacacaacatacagaacaaacaaatacaatcaAACAAGAACCAAAACCCtcacccaccccccaccctctgcggtcttgaagaaaacaaaacaaaccaatatgTAATTGCCTTTTTAGTACATGTTGAAATCTTGTCTTTCCTTAATTACAAGGCTAGCCTCACTTCACCTGAAATAGGCTGTATAGCGTATTTTGCATTTGATGcatccattacaagtaaaagtcccacATTTACAActgagtaaaagtacagaagtacaGCAATATGAACTtataaagtatcaaaagtaaaagtctcTGCATGTAAATTACCCCTGTAACCAATATACTACAACTTATATtagtatattatacattattagatagttaatactgatgcatcactttgtaaGCATGATTTTAATAGTTGGTAGGGGTGGTGCTAGTTTCAACTCCTTTAGTCGAGTGGCTCCCAATCTAAAGGTAGGGCCTCTCCAAAGGGtcacaaaatgtaaaactgaTGGGTTATAAGATTATTGATGTGGTaggaaagaagaaaatgataaaaagttcttctttaaaaagtgcattcatTTATTGGAATTTCCTCTAATCTTAGGCTACCtataatgatttatttaaactCTATGGGCCTTTGACGATTATTGAAATAAAaccatctgaagagtttaaagaggAAGTCACTATGTAGTGGAATTGCTAACACTGGTTTCCCCTTTAACAATGCATTATATTTCATAAGTTTATATCTTTTTACAGTAATGTAAAATCTTCTTAATTTTACTGTCTGACTCCATTTTGTAAAATAACTACAGTGGATAGAACCTACAATATTTAAGTAGGATGTAGCATAAAACGAAAATACTCAAGAAAAAGTAGGTTGTACTTACTTAAATGCCACTTTATGCCACTTAAAAACTTTACCATCTCACTCTGTGTGAGTTTCAGTTGAGCTGTGGTCCCAGGATATTAAGCCTGCTCATTGCTTATCAGTAACCGTTCTATcatttgaggttttttttaaatcactaaaatgatGATAAAACCACTCCCCTGTGTGGTTTCTATGTGAAGCTACTGCTAAATGTAGCCTATTATGTTTTTGGACCTGCAGCAGTCAGAGAGCAGGAAGTAGGCTAAACAAGTTGAGTCAAAGATCCTTTATACTACTGTTTTAAACAtggttctaaaccgtctctggttGAGTACATggatatatgtttttattttctacaactttattgaaaaaatacattcaaatatATAATGTTTCTGACACCTAGGCTACTCAAAATGAATGATACAGAAAACTACATAGATATGTAACATTGTTGTGAAATTAAGCTATACAAATAGcgtttttgtgagtgtgtttgcgTCACTGGTAATTCCAGAAATGGGCGGGGCTATCTGGTAAAAACTGAACTAtcaatttgaatttaacaacaaactTTCTTTGTAAACTGTGTTAATATCGCTGCAGAATGCGCGACAGACTCCGGTGTGTCTCATAATGAGGTAAGTAATTTATAGTCAATTTATATTATACATTGTATAGTCAATAGCTAGCCTATTGATAGTTCGCTAATATTGAAGAACAAAACAGCTTGCTATAATTTGAGACAGAACAGTATTTAACGTTAGATACGAACTAGGGCTACTTACACTACTGAGTGCTGTGTGCTTTCATATGCTAATAATATACCACTTATATCTTTATTTGCTCATTTACATTTGAGTACATCTAACAGTAATGTGTGTATGACAGACGGACTGTCGGCATTCAGCGTGAGGCGTTTTACAGTAGGCTAACCtatgtcaaactgcagaatctaCAGAGGAGCCTATGTTTCGATCGTTTTCGATGCACGTGTTAGTAGCTCACTACATTTACTGTGTCAAAAACACCAACAATGCTTGGATTTGAGGAATGTATCTGTCACAGGATATAGCCTCCGTGGTTAATACatgttctgtgtgtatgtgtgtttatgtgtgtgttttccacagGCACTAGAGGCCACAGTCCAAATGTAATGGCCACATTTCGGACATGGTGGCGTCTGTCCATCTTGCTGGTCACCCTGCCAAATTGTTTTGCTCCAGGTAGACTTATCCAGTGTTTGTGAACATGCTACTCAAATACTGTATAAGTTAAATTCTTCCTTTAGGTGCTTAATGTTTCTTTCCTAGCTTTGTGCTACTtcattcagagggaaatattgcccttttactacatttatttaacagctATATATTACTACTGCTTGCTTTTTGTGTGCTGTCATtttacatacaacatacatgaTCAGCCTGTAAGAAATGATGTATTTTTAAAGAATAAACTACCCAAGGGTAGATTAAGTATGTCAAATTAGCTCCACTTCAATCAGCTACAGCACTCACTTGTGTAAGCTTTTTTTTATATCACTATTCAAGTTAAAGCTCTAGATACTTTGTCTACCACTACCAAACTTCTCTCCAACAAAATACACAGTAGATCAGGGGTCtttaacgttttttaagccaaggaccccttaactgagagagagacggatcagggaccccATACTACATAAAATCATAGCAtcaaattaagttgcatattgaactccgcctacaataacgtgtggcCGGACTAAAGCctatacctttttagtgcatagaatactattCAAATATtggttggcatgattttataaatcatgttttttttttccaactctttatatttaaattttaaatgtttacagtaCGTGACATAGAGCACAGTCGATGGAGAACAAAGCGTAGTGAAAACAATGTGTCGCTTCCCTTCAATTTCCCTACACAACCACAAACCAGCCCAGTTCAGGTCCAAAGAAAACGgggacacacaacacagacccatgcccactgacaaacacacaccaataaGGGCACACAACATCAAAagataaaagtgaaaaagttagacaaattaaaagagataaaggaagagaggagatgaaggtaattaaaaaaaaattagggctgtcaaacgattatttaTGTCAAGCGATTAATCGcggaatttctatagttaatcgcaattaatcgcatattttatcacatgattaaaattctattattttgcatttcagaactgtttttaagtacatattaacaatggaaagcaattcttaccagtgtatcttgattgggaatcaaatgaatgcaaagaaagtgactttatgaacttgactttaagatttgtatttgttattatttatttattgtaaacaaaagaaaaatgtgtgaatctgtcattattgcacaattcctccaagtacctaactaaaaatccctatccttaccagagtcaatatagtgtttagtaactcctaaataatgttgattactcactgacgtccagtgatcaccggttaatgagacagcgtttgtagcactttgcagcagttccagtgtggctgctttctccgtatcgtacaggctgtgtatgcgtgaaaactactgtccccctcgacggcaacgagacaggtcagaacatgccaaccgtagtacgtctttaagacccgagtcctcgatgcttttttggatttggtttcctccacaggtcggcaagtagcactctccaaaatactgctttgcctgagtgggtagcatgctagagggtagcatcaacctgagtcacattaattagctcgtaggtggtagctcaagcttgacgtgcttcggtgatattttaattcggctttacacaatgtgcatatggctttcgacttgtttactgagccgtccgggagttttggaaaatgaaAAGCGGCATTCAgaactgtgttgctgctgtctttctccatcatatctgcagcctgcagcagcaggatgcgTTACAAGGATGTATGGCAGTTTGATGATAAGTAAGTAAgtcgagatagagcctttcaAGGAAGATCTAAGCTTCTCCAGCTTCAAATTGTCTAGCACTTCTTTAATCCAACAGTCGTGTGTAGGGGGGCGGGAAAGTTTCCAGTTGAGCAGGACCAGTCTCCGGGCTAGCAGAGATGTAAATGCCAGGGCCTGCCTCAGTGCAACAGGGAGGCCAGCGTCAGGGGAAAGTGGGGAAATGTCTTCTTGACAAAGTCCATCTGGAAAAAGCGAAAGAGGTGGCAAATCATAACGGGAGGAGAGCTCTGTGAAGGATTCAAATATGCCATCCTTGTATAGGTCTTTGACACTGACGATTACTCAACATTACTGTACCAGGCCCTGAATGCCAGGTCTGAACTTGAGGGTGCGAAGACATGGTTTTAAGCAGTGGGGTCAAGATGGAAGGGCCCTGTAAGCCAAAGTTTTTCCTAACCTGACTCCAGATCTTGAGCGAGAAGGATACAACCGGGCATGTGCCCACAGATGTTGAAGGCAGAGGGAGTTGAGAGCAGAGGACCGACCACAATGACAGGTGTGAACTCGCCCTTTCCAAATACACCCAGCCAGGTAGTGAGGCGCAGTCCTCACTCATCCAGTATAGGAGTTTCTGCAAATTAGCTGCCGAGTAGTATCGTCTGAAGTCAGGGAGCGCCAGACCCCCCCTCAGCCTTCGGAGACCGTAGTATTGCCTTTTGGATCCTGGCAGGTTTGCTGTCCCACAGAAATTTAGATATCGCCCTGTTCAGCTTGTTGAAAAAAGATTTAGCGATAAGTACCGGTATGTGCTGGAAAAGATAAAGAAATTTTGGGGAGGACAACCATCTTAATGAAATTTATCCGGCCCACGAGGGAGCGCGGTAAGACCGACCAGCGGTCAAAATCGCTttcataaatcatgttttaatgttaaaaatacatgtggcacagtgaatccttaggattaactgtatctgtggatggctaccttagtgactacctttcctataggccagtaagcctatcatcaatgtgttgtttttctcacaaagaggctgatttatatttgctaataatatattaagacatttcaatttttgaaaaaactttcaaaaaattaacaattattttatggcccccctgcagtaactctgaggacccccctaggggcctcggaccccctgttgaagatctctgcagtGTATGCTTCATGCACTTCTATGATAGTGATACTGCTACTTAAGAAGGTTGTGTTGTTCAAAACTAACTTGATAAAGAATGAGGTGTTTTATGTGTAGCACATGTTGTTCTCCCACTGAAGGCATTACATCAAGCTTTACATGTTTTGATGAAGGGCTCTTTGTGTTAATATATGCAGGGCACATTCCTATACGTTTTCTCAATTGTAGACTGACCCTATAATGCATTACTTTCTGTATTGAAGAGGAAGTGGTGACAAGAGAAGGGTGGATTTTCACACAGATGTATTAAAGCGCTCATTTCCTGTTAACGGTGTGCTTTCTTGCAACATGCTGTGTGCAGGCATTGAATTGATCACCGCTAAGTTGTAGGCTTTCGAGAAATGGGTGAAGGTGACGGTCTTGTGATGAATAGGaaaaaaaaggtgtgtgtgtttgcaggcaTGGGCGAATGCACGCATGACTGAATTGGACTCTttttgtatttgtcttgtgGTGAAGATCAGTCTTCTGTCTATTgcttttaggttttttttttttatcttctctctctctctctctctctctctctctctctctctctctctctctctctctatatatatatatatatatatatatatatatatatatatatatatatatatatatatatatatatacatacaatcTATCTGACTAAAACATTAATGAATATTAATaagaatttacatttaatttgcaTAAGTAAAACTGCTCAAACTGACAGTAAATCAATACTGGATGGTTGGATTTTAGAGTTTTTAGCAGCAAAGCGTAGTTTATTTTAACTTCTTCAGGCTACTTGTGtgcatcttttttgttttagctGTGTTCTTTCgtaatttgttttttgtgaCTCACAATATCCTGGAAGTTTGTCACAGTGGGTCAGTACCTTTGCTTGTTGTGACTCATGGTGGTAGCATTTTGGATTACATATTTCAGTCTGTGCCGCTGTCACTGATTTCACTGCTTTTTTCTACTCCGTCATCTAATTGAGCTGCATGTATTGGTTTGGACAATACAATAGACAAAACCAAAAATCCAAACCCAAAGGGTCTTTCAAATGTCATGGTTGGAATACTACGTTACCAACTTTTTTTGTTACACCTACCTAAAACTAAGATAGCCTAATAGCAAGAAATTTTACCTTCATGTAGATTTTAATGTTCAATTTTAGTTGAAACTGTTTTTGTTAGTTACGAGATAAGGTCTtatgtttttcattgttttttatcCCTTCCGCTCTTTGTTTCTTCAGGTCCTCCTGctgctccctctcctcctgactGCTCTATCCCATGTGGTGAGACAAACAACTGTGAAGATATCCACTGTAGTTGGGATGCAAGGCTGGATCCTCAGATCACCACCAACTACAGCCTGCACTGGGGGACAGCAAATAGAGAGTAAACATGATAAAAACATATTCCTTCATCTGACAACTTTAAAGTTTTGTTGACAATAATCTGATAACTTTAGGAGAAGCCTTCTGAATTTGCTTTACTCTGCTTGTCTTCTCTTTAGAGAGGGGCATGTGATCAATGGGCCCAGTTTGTTTGGGATTATCCAGCGTGAACACTTCCCCAGCCATGAAGAACTTCGTGTGTGGGTCCAGGCTAAGAACCAGCATGGTTCTGCCAAATCTCTGGAGGCTGTGTTTAATACAGCAGATATCAGTGAGTCAGTCCTGCACATTCTAGTTCATGAATACAGACACCACCAacaacagtaataataataataataataattagggctgcacaattaatacaattttatcaaaattgcaatatggatttgtgcaatatccaaattgcagggGGGACACAATATTTGTTataggcaaaatatgtgtcataCCATTCTGAattgctgcagagacgtcccatactacaaatcgtatcctacagagtaaataaaaaatctttgtttggtacaaatcgtattaatcgcacaaacaaatatttttaaatatttttcaatgcAAATGAGAATAATGGTACAAACATTGTCATTCCATCCAATATCAtaaatcatatcgcaatcacaatatcagtcaaaataatcgcaattaggtatttccctcatatcatgcagccctaataataatagtagtacTCGATGCCTTTCTGACAACCAGAATCACAATAATTTACTCATTTCAATGGGAAAAAAAGTTGGTACTGACTTGTCATTTATATCCTAATTATACGTTTTGATTTAAGTGATATTTCATATTAGATGTTTCTGTGTATCTGTTTCTAGGAAAGCCGCCCCCTCCTAAAGTCACATTGAGCCATAAGGAGTCATTAGAGATTGACTGGATTTCCACTTGTGATGAGCTGCAGCTCTCTTTGGGAAGCTGTTATGTCCGACATCGGACAGAGGCAGACCAAGACTGGCTTGAGGTGTCTGGTTTAGGTTTTGTCTCCCACAATTTTCCTATTCTTCCTCTCAGTGTAGTCCACACTTTGTAATGGAGTATGTTGACATTGAGGAGACAGTACTGATAAAGGAataaattaatcaattaatgtcctgaaaaaaaggaaaactgtGTATTGTTGATTAACTAAAGTTTTGTCAACTGAATGCATGTTCAAGCTTGTCTTTTTCCTTTCCACACAGGAAGAGGTGGGAAGCCATGGCTATACATTTGACAGTCCCCAGCCCAACACAGTCTATGAATTTCAAGTTCGCTGTTCCTGTGTCCCAGGCTTGTTGAGTGACTGGAGTGCAACCCACAGAATACGAAGCACAGAGACGGGTTGGTCCTCATTTGTGATGTGGTCTCTTAAGTTTATCATCGGCAAAGAACTTGAGGAATTTTGAGGTTGATTTTAACGGTTTGAAATTTTGAGAAATAGGCTTTTTTGATCTCGTACTGAGGATTAGATGAGAAGGTTGTTACCACTCTCACCAGTACACTAAATATCAATCATCCGTACAAAAAAGTGTTGACATTTTACAGTGTTTAGGTGCGGTACTATTTATTAGCTGGGACACAGTCCTAGGCAACCAAtggagactccaggaagttaaCATACAATTGTCATTTTTTGTACCGATTACACAAATAAtacatataacatgttaatcagtgagctttagaggtgctgacaGGTGGATTAGCTGTTTCCCTgcctccagtctttatgctaaattAAGTTAACCAGCCGCTAGCTGTACCTTCATATTGTGACAGTAATTATGCAAACATGAAACTAGAAGGACTATCCTAATTTATCCTAACAGTTCCGTCTCTCCCactaaacaaaataaacattttcgATGCTAAAACTATGAACCACTGAGTTCCACAAACCTGCACTGGGTTCTGTTTTTTTGCATCATCTCTCTGGTTTTCTCTCCTTCTTGCTAATTTGTTCCTCTCTTGTTCAGCCCCTGTAGGAGAGCTGGATGTATGGAGGGACTGTGGGATATCCCAGGCAAGCTCTGACTGTGTTCTGTCCTGGAAGGTAAGTAAACAAATTACCCAAAATCATGATTCTCTGACTGAAATAATGAACCAGAGTCTCACTTTATGCAGACTCACCCCTCGCTATCGTCTCCTTTTTCTCCATCTCATCCAGACGCTTCCTATATCTCAGGCTTGCGGCCTCATTCTGGGATATGAAGTCAGACTGTCATACAATAACGGCACTGCCGTGTTGGTGAATATGTCCACAGCTGAGCCAAG
This window of the Sander lucioperca isolate FBNREF2018 chromosome 21, SLUC_FBN_1.2, whole genome shotgun sequence genome carries:
- the LOC116059533 gene encoding relaxin-3-like, with protein sequence MWKAVVLVVCLLVAGVQPMDSPTYGVKLCGREFIRAVIFTCGGSRWRRSLRSSDVLEDPFSSRQEESLEGLSHNPVVESLLQSNSDLSFTSNDHEGVFSRPARSFISDEILEVLRKADRKGRDVVVGLSNACCKWGCSKGEISSLC